The following are encoded in a window of Nakamurella sp. A5-74 genomic DNA:
- a CDS encoding DUF222 domain-containing protein, whose translation MNSTSGTSVADTRAHIAALNVGLKTLHTNLFQCPTGELGDFLSELAELRALAGAASVIVTADAETRGVVEASQSASTRGWVAEHGWHSRREATTIAKAAHILRRPELAEIADSIRTADIDLATAVVVQGEYDKLAPELLPGAHPIVLKQLVNHGAEHGPRGVRELRQWIIAHHSKPDEFADFQDRCRRHISLSSPTETSTGLHEYRLVVDNEGLSILEAAIQTLAAPRPDAATGERDNRPTDRRRGEALIEALRRSVLAQGQGATAAVTATVNVTMHLDDLQQRTGAATCTGTIADGTLLAPDTARKLACDAGIIPMVLGADGAVLDCGKEQRLFTLAQKRMLWARDRHCTFPGCDIPAQWCDAHHLVHWIDGGPTDLDNAALLCPAHHTIVHRDELNGEVTAGQVVWDRRPGSYRPTRRPAPPDRTVSADLGLPRQRAVSPPLRI comes from the coding sequence ATGAACAGCACCAGCGGGACGAGCGTCGCGGACACCCGCGCACACATCGCCGCGCTGAATGTCGGGCTGAAGACGCTGCACACCAACCTGTTCCAGTGCCCCACCGGCGAGCTGGGTGACTTCCTGAGTGAGCTCGCCGAACTCCGCGCCTTGGCGGGCGCTGCCAGTGTGATCGTCACCGCGGACGCCGAGACCCGCGGTGTGGTGGAAGCGTCCCAGTCGGCGTCGACCCGCGGCTGGGTCGCCGAACACGGCTGGCACTCCCGCCGCGAAGCAACCACCATCGCGAAAGCCGCGCACATCCTGCGCCGCCCGGAACTCGCAGAGATCGCCGACTCCATCCGCACCGCCGACATCGACCTGGCGACCGCTGTGGTGGTGCAGGGCGAGTACGACAAACTGGCGCCCGAGCTGCTGCCCGGCGCGCACCCCATCGTGCTGAAGCAACTGGTGAACCACGGCGCCGAACACGGACCCCGCGGCGTTCGGGAATTGCGCCAGTGGATCATCGCGCACCACAGCAAGCCCGACGAGTTCGCTGACTTCCAGGACCGCTGCCGCCGCCACATCTCACTGTCATCGCCGACCGAAACGTCCACCGGGCTGCACGAATACCGCCTTGTCGTCGACAACGAAGGCCTCAGCATCCTGGAAGCAGCCATCCAAACCCTCGCAGCACCCCGACCCGATGCGGCTACCGGCGAGCGGGACAACCGGCCCACCGACCGGCGCCGCGGCGAAGCCCTCATCGAAGCCCTCCGCCGATCCGTCCTCGCTCAAGGACAGGGCGCCACCGCAGCCGTGACTGCAACCGTGAACGTCACGATGCACTTGGATGATCTGCAGCAACGAACCGGCGCCGCAACCTGCACCGGAACCATCGCCGACGGCACCCTGCTCGCACCCGACACCGCCCGCAAACTCGCCTGCGACGCCGGGATCATCCCGATGGTCCTCGGCGCCGACGGCGCCGTCCTGGACTGCGGTAAGGAACAGCGACTGTTCACCCTCGCTCAGAAACGGATGTTGTGGGCCCGCGACCGGCACTGCACATTCCCCGGCTGCGACATCCCCGCCCAGTGGTGCGACGCGCACCACCTCGTCCACTGGATCGACGGCGGCCCCACCGACCTCGACAACGCCGCACTGCTCTGCCCGGCCCACCACACCATCGTCCACCGCGACGAACTGAACGGCGAAGTCACTGCGGGACAGGTGGTCTGGGATCGCAGACCCGGTTCCTACCGACCGACACGACGCCCAGCACCACCCGACCGAACGGTCTCGGCGGACCTGGGGTTACCCCGTCAACGCGCGGTATCGCCTCCGCTGCGAATCTGA
- a CDS encoding DUF429 domain-containing protein, protein MTVLGVDGWTGGWVGVELDDRGVVATHVAAEIDQLVAGCPDVTVVGIDMPIGLADQGVRACDLAGRLLLGSRRATLFPVPTRDALVCEDYQQALIISREQGSGGFSRQAWSLRGKILQIDRWYPAATRAGLAVHEVHPELSFAAIAGSVLPESKKTWAGLRRRLALLAEQSIVVPDAPGPAATVPSDDVLDAAVVAWTARRIAAGTAESIPDVPQRFSDGIGCAIRR, encoded by the coding sequence ATGACGGTGCTCGGAGTCGACGGCTGGACCGGGGGCTGGGTCGGGGTCGAACTCGATGACCGGGGCGTTGTCGCCACCCACGTCGCCGCTGAGATCGACCAGCTGGTCGCCGGCTGCCCGGATGTCACCGTCGTGGGGATCGACATGCCGATCGGTCTCGCCGACCAGGGGGTGCGGGCGTGCGACCTGGCGGGCCGTCTCCTGCTCGGGTCCCGGCGAGCCACCCTGTTCCCGGTGCCGACCCGGGATGCGCTGGTGTGCGAGGACTACCAGCAAGCGCTGATCATCAGCCGGGAGCAGGGCAGCGGAGGGTTCTCGCGCCAGGCCTGGAGCCTGCGCGGCAAGATCCTGCAGATCGATCGGTGGTACCCGGCCGCGACGCGCGCCGGTCTGGCGGTCCACGAGGTGCACCCCGAGCTGTCGTTCGCGGCGATCGCCGGGTCCGTGCTCCCCGAGTCGAAGAAGACCTGGGCGGGGCTGCGGCGCCGGCTGGCGCTGCTCGCGGAGCAAAGCATCGTGGTTCCCGATGCGCCCGGACCCGCGGCCACCGTGCCGTCCGATGATGTGCTCGACGCAGCGGTGGTTGCCTGGACGGCGCGCCGCATCGCTGCCGGTACCGCGGAGAGCATTCCCGATGTACCGCAGCGGTTCTCGGACGGAATCGGGTGCGCGATCCGCCGCTGA
- a CDS encoding alcohol dehydrogenase catalytic domain-containing protein, whose protein sequence is MRALVLHGPLDAQIDDVPVPDPRAGQAVVRIHRVGLCGTDLAFFRGTMPYLQTGGARYPLRIGHEWVGTVTAAPGDPDWVGARVTGDTMLGCGTCPRCRGGQQHVCAERFEIGVLGGWHGAAADELLVPTTCLHRIPDGVDDSAAALVEPAANGARAVREGGVVAGQRVAVIGPGALGSMATAFAARLGAEVEVIGRSDRGLDRAIGFGARKAWRRDDLTRPGGIPSDFDVVIEASGGAGMPQLALELVRPGGTVVCVGINGDPTPIDTRDLVTRDIRLIGNLSGSPAMAETIAAFADGSIDPTPLVDTTAPLEDGPVLLAAADAGKIHLTA, encoded by the coding sequence ATGCGAGCTCTGGTGCTGCACGGACCCCTGGATGCCCAGATCGACGACGTCCCGGTGCCCGACCCGCGAGCAGGTCAGGCCGTGGTGCGCATCCACCGGGTCGGTCTGTGCGGAACCGACCTCGCGTTCTTCCGCGGCACCATGCCGTACCTGCAGACCGGCGGGGCGCGCTATCCGCTGCGGATCGGTCACGAGTGGGTGGGCACCGTGACCGCTGCGCCCGGCGACCCCGACTGGGTGGGCGCCCGGGTCACCGGTGACACCATGTTGGGTTGCGGCACGTGCCCGCGCTGTCGCGGGGGCCAGCAGCACGTCTGTGCCGAGCGGTTCGAGATCGGAGTGCTCGGTGGCTGGCACGGCGCGGCTGCGGACGAACTTCTGGTGCCGACGACCTGCTTGCATCGGATCCCGGACGGGGTGGACGATTCCGCGGCCGCACTGGTCGAGCCGGCGGCCAACGGTGCGCGGGCGGTGCGCGAGGGTGGAGTTGTTGCAGGTCAACGGGTCGCGGTGATCGGCCCCGGGGCGCTCGGCTCGATGGCGACGGCGTTCGCGGCGAGGCTTGGCGCAGAGGTCGAGGTGATCGGTCGGTCCGACAGGGGCCTGGACCGCGCGATCGGGTTCGGGGCTCGAAAGGCCTGGCGACGCGATGACCTGACGCGGCCCGGCGGAATCCCCAGTGATTTCGACGTGGTGATCGAGGCATCCGGCGGTGCCGGCATGCCGCAGCTGGCGTTGGAACTCGTCCGACCCGGCGGCACCGTCGTCTGCGTCGGCATCAACGGTGATCCGACCCCGATCGACACCCGCGACCTGGTGACCAGGGACATCCGGTTGATCGGCAACCTGTCCGGATCACCCGCGATGGCCGAGACCATCGCCGCGTTCGCCGATGGCTCGATCGATCCGACGCCGCTGGTGGACACCACTGCACCGCTCGAGGACGGCCCTGTACTGCTCGCCGCCGCCGACGCCGGGAAGATCCACTTGACGGCCTGA
- a CDS encoding cytochrome P450, which yields MDIAELGFDPTDRAFLADPYPVYTRLRAAGRALPDDSGRWYLPHFADVHAALRHRGLGRIYQHRFTDEEFGRPATEQQHPRWAESERWSLLNLEPPDHTRIRRMVSSVFTAKAVAGLRPVIERAASDQWDAAGSGGEVELIADYAQPFSITVICALLGVPVQDGPDLLRWSHAIVKMYELHSTPAERSAAEQASAEFIEYTQGLIARKRAEPLDDLVTRLVQVREDGGGLTDAEIVSTVIVLLNAGHEATVNTLGNGMRALLRHPEQWQRIVTGEVSTADAAEEMLRWDAPLQLFERWVLDDGVELAGRTFTRGDRIAMLFGSANRDPQRFPDADAFDVGRGDAAHIGFGAGTHFCIGAPLARLELDVSLERIRSAAPELSAAAEPEYQPYFVIRGLQALHLRTVA from the coding sequence ATGGACATTGCCGAGCTGGGGTTCGACCCGACCGATCGGGCTTTCCTCGCCGACCCGTACCCGGTCTACACCCGATTGCGGGCCGCCGGGCGTGCCCTGCCGGACGACAGCGGGCGCTGGTACCTCCCGCACTTCGCCGATGTCCATGCGGCGCTGCGGCACCGCGGACTCGGCAGGATCTACCAGCACCGCTTCACCGACGAGGAGTTCGGTCGCCCGGCGACGGAGCAGCAGCACCCCCGCTGGGCGGAATCGGAGCGGTGGTCGTTGCTGAACCTGGAACCGCCGGACCACACCAGGATCCGACGGATGGTGAGCAGCGTGTTCACCGCGAAAGCCGTCGCCGGGCTGCGGCCCGTGATCGAACGCGCCGCCAGCGACCAGTGGGACGCTGCCGGCTCCGGCGGCGAAGTCGAGCTGATCGCCGACTATGCGCAGCCGTTCTCGATCACGGTCATCTGCGCATTGCTCGGGGTCCCCGTCCAGGACGGTCCCGACCTGCTGCGCTGGTCGCACGCCATCGTGAAGATGTACGAGCTGCACTCGACCCCCGCCGAGCGGTCGGCTGCCGAGCAGGCTTCGGCAGAGTTCATCGAATACACGCAAGGTTTGATCGCCCGCAAGCGAGCCGAACCGCTGGACGATCTGGTGACCCGGCTGGTGCAGGTGCGCGAGGACGGCGGCGGGTTGACCGACGCCGAGATCGTGAGCACCGTCATCGTGCTGCTCAACGCCGGTCATGAGGCAACCGTCAACACCTTGGGCAACGGGATGCGTGCGCTGCTGCGGCATCCGGAGCAGTGGCAGCGGATCGTGACGGGTGAGGTGTCGACAGCCGACGCCGCAGAGGAGATGCTGCGCTGGGACGCCCCGCTGCAGCTCTTCGAACGTTGGGTGCTCGACGACGGTGTCGAGCTGGCTGGGCGCACGTTCACCCGCGGGGACCGGATCGCGATGCTGTTCGGGTCGGCCAACCGCGATCCGCAGCGCTTTCCAGATGCGGACGCGTTCGACGTCGGCCGCGGTGACGCCGCGCACATCGGATTCGGTGCCGGCACCCATTTCTGCATCGGTGCTCCGTTGGCACGGCTGGAGCTGGACGTGTCGCTGGAGCGCATCCGCAGCGCGGCCCCCGAATTGAGCGCGGCAGCGGAGCCGGAATACCAGCCGTACTTCGTCATCCGCGGCTTGCAGGCGCTCCACCTGCGTACGGTGGCGTGA
- a CDS encoding acyl-CoA dehydrogenase family protein, with the protein MSRAALQPLDPLGIADLLSDEERAVRDAAREVADRLVQPHIAGWFEDGTVPDVRGLFTELGRTGLLGMHLEGYGCAGVSATAYGLACTELEATDSGFRSMVSVQGSLAMYAIHRWGSEEQKQQWLPGMAAGETIGCFGLTEPDSGSDPGSMTTRATRDGDDWLITGRKMWITNAPVADIAVVWAQTTDDPSGIRGFIVPTGGEGLQTPTIHHKLSLRASITGELVLDGVRVPVSAELPGAQGLRGPLSCLNEARFGIIFGVMGAARASFSAALSYAADRTQFGRPIAGFQLTQAKLAEMAASLSTGSLLALHLGLRKDAGTLLPAQVSLGKMNNVRAALEICRTARTILGGNGISLEYPVIRHMVNLETVLTYEGTHEMHTLVLGQALTGIDAFR; encoded by the coding sequence ATGAGTCGAGCAGCCCTGCAGCCGCTGGATCCGCTGGGAATCGCCGACCTGCTGTCCGACGAGGAACGCGCGGTCCGGGACGCGGCCCGCGAGGTGGCCGATCGGCTGGTCCAGCCGCACATCGCCGGATGGTTCGAGGACGGCACGGTGCCCGACGTGCGCGGTCTGTTCACTGAACTCGGCCGCACCGGCCTGCTCGGGATGCACCTGGAGGGCTACGGCTGCGCCGGAGTCTCGGCGACTGCCTACGGCCTGGCCTGCACGGAGTTGGAGGCCACCGACTCAGGGTTCCGGTCGATGGTGTCGGTCCAGGGATCGCTGGCCATGTACGCCATCCACCGCTGGGGCAGCGAGGAGCAGAAGCAGCAGTGGCTGCCCGGAATGGCCGCCGGGGAGACGATCGGCTGCTTCGGTCTCACCGAACCGGATTCCGGGTCCGACCCTGGGTCGATGACCACCCGCGCAACCCGCGACGGTGACGACTGGCTGATCACCGGCCGCAAGATGTGGATCACCAATGCCCCGGTCGCCGACATCGCCGTGGTGTGGGCGCAGACGACGGACGACCCGAGCGGCATCCGCGGGTTCATCGTGCCGACCGGCGGCGAGGGCCTGCAGACGCCGACGATCCACCACAAGCTGTCGTTGCGTGCGTCGATCACCGGCGAGCTGGTACTCGATGGGGTCCGGGTCCCGGTGTCCGCGGAACTGCCTGGCGCGCAGGGCCTCCGTGGTCCGCTGTCATGTCTCAACGAGGCCAGGTTCGGGATCATCTTCGGGGTGATGGGTGCCGCTCGCGCCTCGTTCTCGGCTGCGCTGTCGTACGCGGCCGACCGTACCCAGTTCGGCCGGCCGATCGCCGGATTCCAACTGACACAGGCGAAATTGGCCGAGATGGCCGCTTCCCTGTCGACCGGATCCCTGCTGGCACTGCACCTGGGGCTTCGTAAGGACGCAGGCACGCTGCTGCCCGCACAGGTGAGCCTCGGCAAGATGAACAACGTCCGGGCGGCCCTCGAGATCTGCCGGACCGCGCGGACCATCCTGGGCGGCAACGGGATCTCGCTGGAGTATCCGGTGATCCGGCACATGGTGAACCTCGAGACGGTGCTCACCTACGAGGGCACGCACGAGATGCACACCCTGGTGCTCGGCCAGGCGCTGACCGGTATCGACGCCTTCCGCTGA
- a CDS encoding NAD(P)-dependent alcohol dehydrogenase — protein sequence MTTTTGYRATTTGGPLERWTFDRRDLRPDDLAVRVTHCGVCHTDLHALNTPADTPGAFPVVPGHEFVGEVTAIGVDVTDFAVGDPVAVGNIVDSCGMCDPCRAGQENFCRDFPTLTYGGVDRHDGSPTLGAYSDSYVVRERFAYHRPTELDPASVAPLMCAGITVWEPLRRWEIGPGSSVAVAGLGGLGHLAVKLAHALGADITVFTTSEAKASDAYRLGADQVVVSTDEVAMAAAAHRFDFVLDCVPVAHDLSPYLRTVAMDGTLCVVGYLGAIEVDTLDLLVGRKSLASAGSGGHRYTQDLLDFCGEHGIVADVEVVPSAQVMTALERLRRNDVRYRFVLDLGDL from the coding sequence ATGACCACGACGACGGGCTACCGGGCCACCACCACGGGCGGGCCGCTCGAGCGGTGGACCTTCGATCGACGGGACCTCCGACCCGACGACCTCGCCGTCCGGGTCACCCACTGCGGCGTCTGCCACACCGATCTGCACGCCCTGAACACACCGGCGGACACGCCGGGGGCGTTCCCGGTGGTTCCCGGTCACGAGTTCGTCGGGGAGGTGACCGCGATCGGCGTCGACGTCACCGACTTCGCGGTCGGAGACCCGGTGGCGGTCGGCAACATCGTGGATTCCTGCGGGATGTGCGACCCCTGCCGGGCGGGGCAGGAGAACTTCTGCCGCGACTTCCCCACGCTGACCTACGGTGGCGTCGACCGGCACGACGGCAGCCCCACTTTGGGTGCGTACTCGGACAGCTACGTAGTCCGCGAGCGCTTCGCCTACCATCGCCCTACCGAGCTCGATCCGGCCAGCGTCGCGCCGCTGATGTGCGCCGGGATCACCGTCTGGGAACCGTTGCGTCGCTGGGAGATCGGACCCGGCAGCTCGGTCGCGGTGGCGGGCCTGGGTGGACTGGGTCACCTGGCCGTCAAGCTCGCTCACGCGCTGGGCGCCGACATCACCGTGTTCACCACCTCGGAGGCGAAGGCGAGCGACGCATACCGGCTGGGTGCTGATCAGGTCGTGGTGTCCACTGACGAGGTCGCGATGGCTGCGGCCGCCCATCGCTTCGACTTCGTCCTCGACTGCGTCCCGGTGGCACACGATCTGTCTCCTTACCTGCGCACCGTCGCCATGGACGGCACGCTGTGCGTCGTCGGGTACCTCGGCGCGATCGAGGTCGACACCCTCGACCTGTTGGTGGGACGCAAGAGCCTCGCCTCGGCCGGGAGCGGCGGCCACCGGTACACCCAGGACCTGCTGGACTTCTGTGGCGAGCACGGGATCGTCGCCGACGTCGAGGTGGTTCCGTCGGCGCAGGTGATGACGGCTCTCGAACGGTTGCGACGCAACGATGTCCGCTACCGGTTCGTGCTCGACCTGGGCGACCTCTGA